In a single window of the Labeo rohita strain BAU-BD-2019 chromosome 23, IGBB_LRoh.1.0, whole genome shotgun sequence genome:
- the syap1 gene encoding synapse-associated protein 1 isoform X1, producing MFKGWSSWLGGESENQEKTDKQETAEEKNINTETEETQHILEQAKGLSGFILNFASSATKKISESVAETAQTIKKTVEESNIDGIIDKTILGDFQKEQEKFVQEKNAKKTDAAVPPWVGYNEEETIQQQILALSADKRNFLRDPPAGVQFQFDFDQMYPVALVMLQEDELLNRMRFDLVPKQVKEDVFWRNYFYRVSLIKQSAQLTALAAQQQAAEKREEEKNASTPLNENISETIRPKTPPVAISAKAKTNEQEDEDISTSPGVSEFVSDAFDACDINQEDLRKEMEQLVLDKKDEETADWEKELQQELQEYEVVVDPENRDDNWDREIEEMLQDDS from the exons ATGTTTAAAGGCTGGAGCTCATGGTTGGGCGGAGAGTCCGAGAATCAAGAGAAAACGGACAAACAGGAAACAGCAGAGGAGAAAAACATCAACACAGAGACTGAAGAAACACAACACATCCTAGAGCAGGCCAAAGGACTCAGCG GCTTTATTCTGAACTTTGCGAGCAGCGCCACTAAGAAAATCTCAGAGTCTGTGGCAGAAACAGCACAAACTATCAAGAAAACAGTGGAGGAGAGCAACATCGACGGCATCATTGACAAG ACCATTTTGGGAGATTTTCAGAAGGAGCAGGAAAAATTTGTCCAGGagaaaaatgcaaagaaaacag ACGCCGCAGTGCCGCCCTGGGTTGGATACAATGAGGAGGAAACCATTCAGCAGCAGATACTTGCTTTATCCGCT gACAAGAGGAACTTCCTGCGCGATCCTCCGGCCGGAGTGCAGTTCCAGTTCGACTTTGATCAGATGTACCCCGTCGCCCTCGTGATGCTCCAGGAAGACGAACTGCTCAACAGGATGCGCTTTGACCTCGTCCCCAAACA ggtgAAGGAGGACGTGTTCTGGAGGAATTATTTCTACCGCGTGTCTCTGATCAAGCAGTCGGCGCAGCTCACGGCTCTGGCGGCGCAGCAGCAGGCGGCCGAAAAGAGGGAAGAGGAGAAGAACGCGTCGACACCGCTGAACGAGAACATCTCAG AAACCATCAGACCCAAAACACCTCCAGTGGCCATCAGCGCTAAAGCCAAGACTAATGAG CAGGAGGACGAGGACATCTCCACCAGCCCCGGCGTGTCTGAGTTCGTGAGCGACGCGTTTGACGCCTGCGACATAAACCAGGAGGATCTGAGGAAAGAGATGGAGCAGCTGGTGCTGGATAAGAAAGACG AAGAGACGGCCGACTGGGAGAAGGAGCTGCAGCAGGAACTTCAGGAATACGAGGTGGTCGTCGACCCGGAAAATCGCGACGATAACTGGGACCGTGAGATTGAGGAGATGCTGCAGGACGACAGCTAA
- the syap1 gene encoding synapse-associated protein 1 isoform X2, with the protein MFKGWSSWLGGESENQEKTDKQETAEEKNINTETEETQHILEQAKGLSGFILNFASSATKKISESVAETAQTIKKTVEESNIDGIIDKTILGDFQKEQEKFVQEKNAKKTDAAVPPWVGYNEEETIQQQILALSADKRNFLRDPPAGVQFQFDFDQMYPVALVMLQEDELLNRMRFDLVPKQVKEDVFWRNYFYRVSLIKQSAQLTALAAQQQAAEKREEEKNASTPLNENISETIRPKTPPVAISAKAKTNEEDEDISTSPGVSEFVSDAFDACDINQEDLRKEMEQLVLDKKDEETADWEKELQQELQEYEVVVDPENRDDNWDREIEEMLQDDS; encoded by the exons ATGTTTAAAGGCTGGAGCTCATGGTTGGGCGGAGAGTCCGAGAATCAAGAGAAAACGGACAAACAGGAAACAGCAGAGGAGAAAAACATCAACACAGAGACTGAAGAAACACAACACATCCTAGAGCAGGCCAAAGGACTCAGCG GCTTTATTCTGAACTTTGCGAGCAGCGCCACTAAGAAAATCTCAGAGTCTGTGGCAGAAACAGCACAAACTATCAAGAAAACAGTGGAGGAGAGCAACATCGACGGCATCATTGACAAG ACCATTTTGGGAGATTTTCAGAAGGAGCAGGAAAAATTTGTCCAGGagaaaaatgcaaagaaaacag ACGCCGCAGTGCCGCCCTGGGTTGGATACAATGAGGAGGAAACCATTCAGCAGCAGATACTTGCTTTATCCGCT gACAAGAGGAACTTCCTGCGCGATCCTCCGGCCGGAGTGCAGTTCCAGTTCGACTTTGATCAGATGTACCCCGTCGCCCTCGTGATGCTCCAGGAAGACGAACTGCTCAACAGGATGCGCTTTGACCTCGTCCCCAAACA ggtgAAGGAGGACGTGTTCTGGAGGAATTATTTCTACCGCGTGTCTCTGATCAAGCAGTCGGCGCAGCTCACGGCTCTGGCGGCGCAGCAGCAGGCGGCCGAAAAGAGGGAAGAGGAGAAGAACGCGTCGACACCGCTGAACGAGAACATCTCAG AAACCATCAGACCCAAAACACCTCCAGTGGCCATCAGCGCTAAAGCCAAGACTAATGAG GAGGACGAGGACATCTCCACCAGCCCCGGCGTGTCTGAGTTCGTGAGCGACGCGTTTGACGCCTGCGACATAAACCAGGAGGATCTGAGGAAAGAGATGGAGCAGCTGGTGCTGGATAAGAAAGACG AAGAGACGGCCGACTGGGAGAAGGAGCTGCAGCAGGAACTTCAGGAATACGAGGTGGTCGTCGACCCGGAAAATCGCGACGATAACTGGGACCGTGAGATTGAGGAGATGCTGCAGGACGACAGCTAA